The following proteins are co-located in the Periplaneta americana isolate PAMFEO1 chromosome 12, P.americana_PAMFEO1_priV1, whole genome shotgun sequence genome:
- the LOC138710947 gene encoding cytochrome b-c1 complex subunit Rieske, mitochondrial-like: MINIVSKSGNLAPYLKATTQVVASQIKPLSPAVVTSAKTVVPPNPDLHTSYSLSNSLPTGPLKVTSGPAVSTQVRFAHTDIPVPDFSAYRRKDVQDSTTISRASEESRKSFTYLVIGGGSVVGAYAAKTLVSEFVSSMSASADVLALAKIEIKLGDIPEGKSVTFKWRGKPLFIRHRTSSEIETERSVDVKALRDPQHDSERVQEAEWLVIIGVCTHLGCVPIANAGDFGGYYCPCHGSHYDASGRIRKGPAPLNLEVPPYEFPGDGTLIVG, encoded by the exons ATGATTAATATAGTTTCCAAATCTGGGAACTTGGCACCATATTTGAAGGCTACAACACAGGTCGTAGCGTCGCAGATTAAACCGCTGAGCCCAGCTGTAGTAACATCAGCGAAGACCGTAGTCCCACCAAATCCTGATTTGCACACAAGTTATTCCCTGAGTAATTCTTTGCCTACTGGTCCTCTAAAGGTGACATCCGGCCCTGCAG TATCAACACAAGTAAGATTTGCTCACACAGACATCCCAGTTCCAGATTTTTCTGCATATAGAAGGAAAGATGTCCAAGACAGTACAACCATTAGTAGAGCAAGCGAAGAGTCACGAAAATCCTTCACATATTTAGTTATTGGAG GTGGATCTGTTGTTGGTGCATATGCAGCAAAAACTTTGGTGAGCGAGTTTGTGAGTTCAATGAGTGCTTCTGCAGATGTTCTTGCACTTGCcaagattgaaataaaattaggcgACATACCTGAAGGCAAGAGTGTTACCTTCAAATGGCGTGGTAAACCATTATTCATCAGACacag GACGTCAAGTGAAATTGAGACAGAAAGAAGTGTGGATGTGAAGGCTTTACGGGATCCTCAACATGACAGTGAACGAGTACAGGAAGCAGAATGGTTGGTGATCATCGGTGTGTGCACTCATCTGGGTTGTGTGCCAATTGCAAATGCAG GTGATTTTGGTGGCTATTATTGCCCATGTCATGGTTCACATTATGATGCCTCTGGTCGCATTCGGAAAGGACCAGCTCCACTTAATTTGGAAGTCCCACCTTATGAGTTCCCTGGTGATGGAACTCTAATTGTAGGATAA